The following coding sequences lie in one Cyanobacterium sp. Dongsha4 genomic window:
- a CDS encoding nucleoside triphosphate pyrophosphatase, with translation MTPKFVLASASPARLKLLRMIGIEPIVHKSDYDESLINLPQPTDLVNTLAMKKAEVVAQNYHDSLILGCDSLLLVDGEIYGKPEDEEVAIARWQYMSGKMGRLYTGHGLIDTINNRQIVKCGITDVYFAPVTDEQIRAYVATGEPLKCAGCFALEGKGGVFIEKIEGCHSNVIGLSLPLLRKMLAELSYEISYFW, from the coding sequence ATGACACCTAAATTTGTCCTTGCTTCTGCTTCTCCTGCAAGACTAAAGTTATTACGCATGATAGGTATTGAACCTATAGTTCATAAAAGCGACTATGATGAATCGTTGATTAATCTACCTCAACCAACAGATTTAGTAAATACTTTGGCTATGAAAAAAGCGGAGGTAGTTGCCCAAAACTATCATGATTCTCTTATATTGGGTTGTGATTCCTTACTCTTAGTGGATGGTGAAATTTATGGTAAACCTGAAGATGAAGAAGTTGCGATCGCACGTTGGCAATATATGAGTGGTAAAATGGGGAGGCTTTATACTGGTCATGGATTAATAGATACTATCAATAACCGTCAAATTGTTAAATGTGGTATTACAGATGTTTACTTTGCTCCTGTCACCGATGAACAAATTAGAGCCTATGTAGCCACTGGTGAGCCTTTAAAATGTGCTGGTTGTTTTGCCTTAGAAGGAAAAGGGGGAGTGTTTATCGAAAAAATAGAAGGTTGTCACAGTAATGTTATTGGTTTGAGTCTTCCTTTATTAAGGAAAATGTTGGCAGAATTAAGTTATGAAATTAGTTATTTTTGGTAA
- a CDS encoding NADH-quinone oxidoreductase subunit J, giving the protein MEIAQSVQFVAFVILSLLMIGGALGVVLFENIVYSAFLLGGVFLSISGLYILLNADFVAAAQILIYVGAINVLILFAIMLVNKTEVYQQVRGRLIRQVSTALVCVGLFALLGTMVLATPWQLSETSPAVVENTIVAIGKHFFSDYLLPFEIASVLLLMAMVGAIILARRDLIPEAQKTREIYTTSLTLPEQPRELITTGNDNDNN; this is encoded by the coding sequence GTGGAAATCGCGCAAAGTGTCCAATTTGTTGCTTTTGTTATCTTATCTCTTCTAATGATTGGCGGAGCTTTAGGAGTTGTTTTATTTGAAAATATTGTTTACTCTGCTTTTCTTTTAGGAGGAGTATTTTTAAGCATATCAGGGCTTTATATTCTTCTTAATGCTGATTTTGTTGCCGCCGCTCAAATTCTTATTTATGTTGGGGCAATAAATGTCCTTATTCTATTTGCCATTATGTTGGTTAACAAAACCGAAGTCTATCAACAAGTCAGAGGTAGATTGATTCGTCAAGTATCTACTGCTTTAGTTTGTGTGGGCTTATTTGCCTTATTAGGCACTATGGTTTTAGCTACTCCATGGCAATTATCAGAAACCTCCCCTGCGGTAGTAGAAAATACCATTGTTGCTATTGGCAAACATTTTTTCAGTGATTACTTATTACCCTTTGAAATTGCCTCTGTTTTATTATTAATGGCAATGGTGGGGGCGATTATCTTAGCACGTAGAGACTTAATTCCTGAAGCTCAAAAAACCCGTGAAATTTATACCACATCCCTCACCTTACCCGAACAACCCAGAGAATTAATTACTACGGGTAATGATAACGACAATAACTAA
- a CDS encoding Rieske (2Fe-2S) protein, which yields MKRRNLFSLTILSFFFTIFTPIFNKIYAQETNSSFYELGSLSDLEKNGFLLNEDLEIGAVLVILKEDNSLIAIEPTCTHMGCLVEWNKQENLFICPCHNSKFQEDGKVVEGLAISDLPIYQVKVENNTVFVANQ from the coding sequence TTGAAAAGACGCAATTTATTTAGTTTAACTATTTTATCCTTCTTTTTTACTATTTTTACACCCATTTTTAATAAGATTTACGCTCAAGAAACTAATAGTAGTTTTTATGAATTAGGTTCTTTAAGTGACTTAGAGAAAAATGGTTTTTTACTGAATGAAGATTTAGAAATAGGTGCTGTTTTAGTAATTTTAAAAGAGGATAATTCTTTAATTGCGATCGAGCCTACTTGTACTCATATGGGTTGTTTAGTAGAGTGGAATAAACAGGAAAATCTTTTTATTTGTCCCTGCCATAATTCTAAATTTCAAGAAGATGGCAAGGTGGTGGAGGGGTTAGCCATTTCTGATTTGCCCATTTATCAAGTAAAGGTAGAAAATAATACTGTTTTTGTTGCTAACCAATAA
- the hypD gene encoding hydrogenase formation protein HypD codes for MKFVDEYRDSTVVKHYAQRIREITTKSWQIMEICGGQTHSILKYGLDQLLPSEISLIHGPGCPVCVTDIEKIDKAGAIASLPNVILCSFGDMLRVPGSKEDLLSIKAKGADIRIVYSPLDCIKIAEENPNKEVIFFAVGFETTAPTTAMTVYQADKKQLNNFSLLVSHVLVPPAMEAILSSPQCQVQGFLAAGHVCTVMGFHQYETISKQYQIPIIVTGFEPADILQGIYLCVQQLEKKQNKVENQYSRCVKKEGNKEAQKIINQVFEITNYQWRGIGKIDNSGFKLREKYTMFDAEIKFNHVSITTSNVDNNCISGQILQGIKKPHQCQAFGNKCTPENPLGAPMVSSEGACAAYYRYHLSSI; via the coding sequence ATGAAATTTGTTGACGAATATCGAGATTCAACGGTAGTAAAACATTATGCTCAAAGAATTAGGGAAATTACGACTAAATCTTGGCAAATTATGGAAATTTGTGGTGGTCAAACCCATTCTATTTTGAAATACGGCTTAGATCAACTATTACCTTCTGAAATCTCTTTAATACATGGACCTGGATGTCCTGTTTGTGTCACCGATATTGAGAAAATAGACAAAGCAGGTGCGATCGCATCTTTACCTAATGTGATATTATGTTCTTTTGGGGATATGTTAAGAGTCCCCGGTAGTAAAGAAGATTTACTGAGTATTAAAGCAAAAGGGGCAGATATTCGCATCGTTTACTCTCCCCTTGACTGTATCAAAATTGCCGAAGAAAACCCCAATAAAGAAGTAATATTTTTTGCTGTGGGATTTGAAACCACCGCCCCCACTACCGCCATGACTGTATATCAAGCCGACAAAAAGCAATTAAATAACTTTTCCCTCTTAGTCTCTCATGTTTTAGTGCCTCCTGCTATGGAAGCAATTTTATCCTCTCCTCAATGTCAAGTACAAGGTTTTTTAGCGGCAGGCCATGTTTGTACTGTTATGGGTTTTCATCAATATGAAACTATTTCTAAACAATATCAAATACCTATTATCGTTACTGGTTTTGAACCTGCTGATATTTTACAAGGAATTTATTTGTGTGTTCAACAACTAGAAAAAAAGCAAAATAAAGTAGAAAATCAGTATAGTAGATGTGTAAAAAAAGAAGGAAATAAAGAAGCTCAAAAAATTATTAACCAAGTATTTGAAATCACAAATTATCAATGGCGTGGCATAGGAAAAATAGATAACAGTGGCTTTAAATTAAGAGAAAAATATACCATGTTTGATGCAGAGATAAAATTTAATCATGTTTCCATAACCACATCGAATGTTGATAATAACTGCATTAGTGGGCAAATCTTACAAGGAATCAAAAAACCTCATCAGTGTCAAGCCTTTGGAAATAAATGCACTCCTGAAAATCCACTAGGTGCGCCGATGGTATCTTCTGAAGGTGCTTGTGCCGCTTATTATCGTTATCACCTGAGTTCGATCTAA
- the ndhI gene encoding NAD(P)H-quinone oxidoreductase subunit I — protein MFKFLKQVTDYAKGSVEAAKYIGQGFAVTFDHMKRRPVTVQYPYEKLIPSERFRGRIHFEFDKCIACEVCVRVCPINLPVVDWEFNKAVKKKELKHYSIDFGVCIFCGNCVEYCPTNCLSMTEEYELASYDRHELNYDSVALGRLPTKVTQDPMVTPLKELGYLPKGVLSPHDLPKNSPRAGKHPEDLIEQ, from the coding sequence ATGTTTAAATTTCTCAAACAAGTTACAGATTACGCCAAAGGAAGCGTGGAAGCGGCTAAGTATATTGGACAAGGATTTGCCGTTACTTTCGATCACATGAAACGCAGACCTGTAACAGTACAATATCCCTATGAAAAATTGATTCCCTCTGAAAGATTTAGAGGTAGAATTCACTTTGAATTTGATAAATGTATCGCCTGTGAGGTGTGTGTTCGAGTTTGTCCTATTAATTTACCCGTAGTGGACTGGGAATTTAACAAAGCCGTCAAGAAAAAAGAATTAAAACACTACAGTATTGATTTTGGGGTTTGTATTTTTTGTGGTAACTGTGTGGAATACTGTCCCACCAACTGCTTATCTATGACAGAAGAATATGAATTAGCAAGTTACGATCGCCACGAGTTAAACTATGATAGCGTAGCTCTCGGACGTTTACCAACTAAAGTGACTCAAGATCCCATGGTAACACCATTAAAAGAATTAGGGTATCTTCCCAAAGGAGTCTTATCTCCCCATGACTTACCTAAAAATAGTCCAAGGGCAGGAAAGCATCCCGAAGATTTAATCGAACAATAA
- a CDS encoding DUF6816 family protein, producing the protein MLKKFIYLLIVIISILVTNINPIFALSLEDRINQYPSWQQKILLSKPEKDLIFPDWFEGKWEVTSILKEQIAPLAPKFQTPGFKQNNDYIDKKIQFSVKFIESSFYPQQDNFVPQKVNKQTIIIADRQFNSLSIAQAYLGIDNVEKVVINPNNTTEQITKFRGENELISTVIGRQQETIAEKDFITSEVTRQFFRRPNSVYLNLVETTTKYHLINSNLIKAKQFTAVYLSPQDPDYFLAFDQPVALYYYTLELKK; encoded by the coding sequence ATGTTGAAAAAATTTATTTATTTGCTTATCGTCATTATCTCTATTCTGGTTACAAACATCAATCCTATTTTCGCCCTTTCTTTGGAAGATAGAATTAATCAATATCCGTCATGGCAACAGAAAATTTTATTATCAAAACCTGAAAAAGATTTAATTTTTCCTGATTGGTTTGAGGGAAAATGGGAAGTTACAAGTATTTTAAAAGAACAAATTGCCCCTTTAGCACCTAAATTTCAAACACCGGGTTTTAAGCAAAATAATGACTATATAGATAAAAAAATACAGTTTTCAGTTAAGTTTATTGAGAGTAGTTTTTATCCTCAACAAGATAATTTTGTACCACAAAAAGTTAATAAACAAACCATTATCATAGCGGATCGTCAATTTAATAGTTTATCTATTGCACAAGCCTATTTAGGAATAGATAATGTGGAAAAAGTAGTGATAAATCCTAATAATACAACGGAGCAAATTACTAAGTTTAGAGGAGAAAATGAACTAATTTCAACGGTTATTGGTAGGCAACAAGAGACTATTGCCGAGAAAGATTTTATTACCAGTGAAGTAACAAGGCAATTTTTTCGCCGTCCTAATAGTGTGTATTTAAACTTAGTAGAAACAACAACTAAGTATCATTTAATTAACTCAAATTTGATTAAAGCAAAGCAATTTACTGCTGTTTACTTATCACCTCAAGACCCCGATTATTTTTTAGCTTTTGATCAACCTGTGGCTTTATATTACTATACACTAGAGTTAAAAAAATAG
- a CDS encoding FAD/NAD(P)-binding oxidoreductase has protein sequence MSKNTKFQILIIGGGAAGITVASQLKNRDSGLNIAIIEPSENHYYQPAWTLVGGGEFQLEDTVKHEDNLIPQGVTWIKDFAENIDPENNQVTTKSGETFSYEYLVVCPGITIDWDKIKGLKENLGKNGVTTNYMKEYAPYTWETIKNFQGGTAIFTFPAGAIKCPGAPQKIMYLAEEAFTKQGIREKTNIIYGNATGKMFGVPAYNAPLEKIVDRKNINVKYGHNLVEIKGDTKEAIFATGDGETVTIKYDMIHVSPPMTTYDFIKQSPLANEQGWVDVDQFTCQHTKYKNVFGLGDSSSLPTSKTAAAIRKEAPVVVANILALMSQKTPQEKYGGYACCPLITGYGKTIMAEFDYSKQPTPSFPLDPTQERASMWLVKKYVLPWLYWNRMLRGKPFEPDSWRFLLPKN, from the coding sequence ATGAGTAAAAACACAAAATTTCAGATATTAATTATTGGAGGAGGAGCGGCAGGTATTACCGTTGCTTCTCAGTTAAAAAATAGGGATTCAGGACTAAATATTGCTATTATTGAACCTTCTGAAAATCATTATTATCAACCTGCTTGGACATTAGTGGGGGGTGGAGAATTTCAGTTAGAAGATACGGTTAAACATGAAGATAATTTAATTCCTCAAGGGGTAACATGGATTAAGGATTTTGCAGAAAATATTGATCCTGAAAATAATCAAGTTACTACTAAATCGGGAGAGACTTTTTCTTATGAATATTTAGTAGTTTGTCCTGGTATAACTATTGATTGGGATAAAATTAAGGGTTTAAAAGAAAATTTGGGCAAAAATGGGGTAACAACCAATTATATGAAGGAATATGCCCCTTATACATGGGAAACAATCAAGAATTTTCAAGGGGGGACAGCTATTTTTACCTTCCCTGCCGGGGCGATTAAATGTCCAGGAGCTCCACAAAAAATTATGTATTTAGCGGAAGAAGCCTTTACTAAACAAGGAATCAGAGAAAAAACCAACATTATTTATGGTAATGCAACAGGTAAAATGTTTGGTGTTCCTGCTTATAATGCGCCATTGGAAAAAATTGTCGATCGCAAAAATATTAATGTTAAATACGGACATAATTTAGTAGAGATAAAAGGAGATACAAAAGAAGCAATTTTTGCCACAGGAGACGGGGAAACAGTAACTATTAAATATGACATGATTCATGTGTCTCCACCGATGACTACTTATGATTTCATCAAACAAAGTCCTTTAGCGAATGAGCAAGGATGGGTGGATGTTGATCAATTTACCTGTCAACATACTAAGTATAAAAATGTGTTTGGTTTAGGTGATTCGTCTTCTTTACCTACTTCAAAAACTGCGGCGGCTATTAGGAAAGAAGCACCAGTGGTTGTGGCAAATATTTTAGCTTTAATGAGCCAAAAAACCCCTCAAGAAAAATATGGTGGTTATGCTTGTTGTCCTTTAATTACGGGTTATGGAAAAACCATCATGGCAGAATTTGACTATAGTAAGCAACCAACTCCTAGTTTTCCTCTTGATCCTACTCAAGAAAGAGCTAGTATGTGGTTAGTGAAAAAATATGTTTTGCCTTGGTTGTATTGGAATAGAATGCTGAGAGGTAAGCCTTTTGAACCCGATAGTTGGCGTTTTCTTTTACCAAAAAATTAG
- a CDS encoding DNA methyltransferase: MLNTFPKIDFKSLKNNPDFKEDSVREVIILPLLKSLSYTETNIIRSKTLQHPFLKIGSKKRKINLIPDYLLKIENNYAWVLDAKAPNENIKEGDHIEQVYCYATHPEVRSLYFALCNGVEFSLFKTSGYDTPILYFSLDELDYYYEQLCQFLSLNSFQLGKAFTYDNKFDPPQPPLIRGEKGVEVPFSKRDLGGTFDYLNRPLLNEIPVKKRAAKRHFGVHGYFTKQAWNVVAEYIKNFTQPDDTILDPFGGSGVTAIEALMNNRKAIHIDINPLTIFLVNSLISPVNFDELNQAFERVKSAYQKNEPNTPEDIKKAIKKYPYPHGFKLPKGSDVDTIEKLFSDKQLAQLGFLKYLIKQEKNKHIRDSLMLMFSGLLTKVNLTYHTSSYVKKEGGGNASPFQYYRYRIAPKPTDLDLMTYFELRFKKVISAKKEMEYFINKNTISNAQIFKASATDLSFIPNESIDYIYTDPPYGKKIPYLDLSTMWNAWLDLEVTENDYNLEAIEGGEKQKSKDEYNQLIAKSIKEMYRVLKFDRWLSFVFAHKDPEFWHLIIDTAESCGFEYRGAVAQKNGQTSFKKRQNPFTVLSGQLIINFCKVRTPRAIMKANLGMDIAEIVIQTIEGVIAKNDGATLEQINDELIIKGLELGFLDLLKKEYSDLTPILLDNFDYDEKTELFTLKKDTKFKSHIDVKLRIKYYLISYLRRMERENKTTTFDEIVLNILPLLKNGTTPENQTILTVLEDIGERVGENHWKLKGEGQLSLF; encoded by the coding sequence ATGCTTAATACTTTCCCAAAGATTGACTTTAAATCCCTTAAAAATAATCCTGACTTTAAAGAAGATAGCGTCAGGGAAGTAATTATTTTACCCCTCTTAAAAAGTCTGAGTTACACAGAAACAAATATCATTCGCAGTAAAACTTTACAGCATCCTTTTCTTAAAATTGGTAGTAAAAAACGCAAAATTAACTTAATACCTGATTACCTCCTAAAAATAGAAAATAATTATGCTTGGGTATTGGATGCAAAAGCACCGAATGAGAATATAAAAGAAGGTGATCACATTGAGCAAGTTTATTGTTATGCCACTCATCCTGAAGTGAGAAGTCTTTATTTTGCCCTCTGCAATGGCGTTGAATTTAGCCTTTTTAAAACTTCTGGTTATGATACCCCAATTTTATATTTTTCTCTCGATGAATTGGATTATTATTATGAGCAGTTATGTCAATTTTTGTCTTTAAATAGTTTTCAATTAGGCAAGGCTTTTACCTATGATAACAAATTTGATCCCCCCCAGCCCCCCTTAATAAGGGGGGAGAAAGGCGTGGAAGTTCCTTTTTCTAAAAGGGATTTAGGGGGAACTTTCGACTACTTAAATCGCCCTTTATTAAATGAAATTCCTGTCAAAAAAAGAGCGGCAAAAAGACATTTTGGGGTGCATGGTTATTTTACTAAACAAGCGTGGAATGTGGTGGCAGAATATATCAAAAATTTTACTCAACCTGATGATACCATTCTCGATCCTTTTGGGGGTAGTGGTGTCACCGCCATTGAGGCTTTAATGAATAATAGAAAAGCGATACATATAGACATTAATCCCCTTACTATTTTTCTGGTTAATTCTCTCATTTCTCCTGTTAATTTTGATGAATTAAATCAAGCATTTGAAAGGGTAAAATCTGCTTATCAAAAAAATGAACCAAACACTCCAGAAGATATAAAAAAAGCTATCAAAAAATATCCTTATCCTCACGGTTTTAAACTGCCTAAAGGTTCGGATGTGGATACCATAGAAAAGTTATTTAGTGATAAACAATTAGCTCAACTAGGCTTTTTAAAATATCTCATTAAGCAAGAGAAAAATAAACATATTCGAGATTCTCTAATGTTAATGTTTTCCGGACTTTTAACTAAAGTCAATTTAACCTATCATACATCAAGTTATGTAAAAAAAGAAGGAGGGGGAAATGCTTCACCATTCCAATATTATCGTTATAGAATTGCCCCTAAGCCCACAGATTTAGACTTAATGACTTACTTTGAATTGAGATTTAAAAAAGTAATTTCAGCTAAAAAAGAGATGGAATATTTCATCAATAAAAATACCATTTCTAATGCTCAAATCTTCAAAGCATCGGCGACAGATTTAAGTTTTATCCCTAATGAAAGTATAGATTATATTTACACCGATCCACCCTATGGCAAAAAAATTCCCTATCTTGATTTATCTACTATGTGGAATGCTTGGCTAGATTTAGAAGTGACTGAAAATGACTATAATTTAGAAGCTATTGAGGGAGGAGAAAAGCAAAAATCGAAGGATGAATATAACCAATTAATCGCTAAAAGTATCAAGGAAATGTATCGGGTGTTAAAATTTGATAGGTGGTTATCATTTGTATTCGCCCATAAAGATCCCGAATTTTGGCATTTAATCATCGATACGGCGGAAAGTTGCGGTTTTGAGTATCGGGGTGCGGTAGCTCAAAAAAATGGTCAAACTAGCTTCAAAAAACGTCAAAATCCTTTTACTGTGTTATCAGGACAATTAATTATAAATTTCTGTAAAGTTCGTACTCCTAGAGCGATTATGAAAGCTAATTTAGGCATGGATATAGCAGAAATTGTTATCCAAACTATTGAGGGGGTAATTGCTAAAAATGATGGGGCTACCCTTGAGCAAATAAATGACGAATTGATTATTAAGGGCTTAGAATTAGGCTTTTTAGATTTGTTGAAGAAAGAATATTCAGACTTAACACCGATATTATTAGACAATTTTGACTATGATGAAAAGACGGAATTATTTACTCTCAAAAAAGATACGAAGTTCAAGTCTCATATAGACGTAAAACTGAGAATTAAATATTATCTAATCAGTTATTTAAGACGCATGGAAAGGGAAAATAAAACCACTACTTTTGATGAAATTGTCTTGAATATATTACCCTTATTAAAAAATGGTACAACTCCTGAAAATCAGACGATTTTAACGGTGTTAGAAGATATAGGGGAGAGAGTAGGAGAAAACCATTGGAAACTAAAAGGAGAGGGACAGTTAAGCCTATTTTAA
- the aroB gene encoding 3-dehydroquinate synthase, whose amino-acid sequence MTSIISVNLPENSYSIHINTGGLNNIGEKASHLAIGKKILVVSNPEIFDYYGQITIDSLQNQGFEVNYHLIPAGENYKNLESIAQIYDTALKCRLERNSTLMALGGGVVGDMTGFAAATWLRGINFVQIPTSLLAMVDASVGGKTGVNHPQGKNLIGAFYQPKLVLIDPSVLKTLPEREFRAGMAEVIKYGVIWDKNLFEALESAQSIDSLNNFDEALLNDILTRSCQAKADVVGQDEKESGIRAILNYGHTIGHAIESLTNYETFVHGEAVAIGMVAAGRVAVKMGLWTENEAHRQDELIAKTGLPTTIPNYLKVEEIIDHLQMDKKVKDGKVRFILPEAIGKVQICDRISPEILSETLSVLID is encoded by the coding sequence ATGACATCAATAATATCCGTTAATCTACCCGAAAACTCTTACTCAATCCACATCAATACTGGGGGATTAAATAATATTGGAGAAAAAGCAAGTCATTTAGCTATTGGTAAAAAAATTCTCGTTGTTTCTAACCCAGAAATTTTTGACTACTATGGACAGATAACGATCGATTCTTTACAAAATCAAGGTTTTGAGGTCAACTATCACTTAATACCCGCAGGGGAAAATTACAAAAACCTAGAATCTATCGCTCAAATTTATGATACTGCCCTTAAATGTCGATTAGAACGCAATTCAACTTTGATGGCATTGGGCGGAGGAGTGGTAGGAGATATGACAGGTTTTGCGGCCGCCACTTGGTTAAGAGGAATTAATTTTGTCCAAATTCCCACTTCTCTTTTAGCGATGGTAGATGCTTCTGTGGGCGGTAAAACAGGGGTTAATCATCCTCAAGGGAAAAACCTGATTGGTGCTTTTTATCAGCCTAAATTAGTTTTAATTGATCCTTCTGTTTTGAAAACCTTACCTGAAAGGGAGTTTAGGGCTGGTATGGCGGAGGTGATTAAATATGGAGTGATTTGGGATAAAAACCTTTTTGAAGCCCTAGAATCGGCTCAGAGTATTGATAGCTTAAACAATTTTGATGAGGCTCTACTGAATGATATTTTAACTCGTTCCTGTCAAGCTAAAGCAGATGTAGTCGGTCAAGATGAGAAAGAGTCTGGTATCAGAGCTATTCTTAATTATGGTCATACTATTGGTCATGCGATCGAAAGTTTAACTAATTATGAGACTTTTGTTCATGGAGAAGCGGTGGCAATTGGGATGGTAGCGGCGGGTAGAGTTGCTGTAAAAATGGGATTATGGACAGAAAATGAAGCCCATCGGCAAGATGAATTAATTGCGAAAACTGGTTTACCTACAACTATTCCTAATTATCTCAAGGTAGAAGAAATCATCGATCATCTACAAATGGATAAAAAAGTTAAAGATGGTAAAGTAAGGTTTATTCTTCCTGAAGCGATTGGTAAAGTACAAATATGCGATCGCATCTCCCCTGAAATTTTATCGGAAACTCTCTCTGTTTTGATCGATTAA
- the hemH gene encoding ferrochelatase, with product MGRTGVLLLNLGGPEKLEDVRPFLYNLFSDPEIIRLPFPWLQKPLAWLISTLRSKKSEENYLEIGGGSPLLQITEAQAQALQSKLSGQGSDIQVYVGMRYWHPFTEEAIARIKEDGIEKLVILPLYPQFSISTSGSSFRVLEEMWKTDPQLQKIEYTLIPSWYNHPDYLSAMADLIKQELQQFEQPEKVHIFFSAHGVPKTYVTEAGDPYQVEIEECTQLIMKTLNTGNPYILAYQSKVGPVEWLKPYTEDALEELGAKNIKDLLVVPISFVSEHIETLQEIDLEYREVAEEVGISNFKRVPALNTHPMFIDALTNLTTSALEENPLRFDQVTHPKKNMKMYPQEKWEWGLTTVAEVWNGRLAMVGFLALLIELISGHGPLHLVGLL from the coding sequence ATGGGTCGTACAGGAGTATTATTATTAAATTTAGGTGGTCCAGAAAAACTAGAGGATGTACGTCCTTTTTTATATAATCTATTTTCTGATCCTGAAATCATCCGTTTGCCTTTTCCTTGGTTACAAAAACCTCTTGCTTGGTTAATTTCTACTCTACGCAGTAAGAAATCGGAGGAAAACTATTTAGAAATTGGTGGTGGTTCACCTTTATTACAAATAACCGAGGCTCAAGCTCAGGCTTTACAGTCTAAGTTATCTGGGCAGGGGTCTGATATTCAAGTATATGTGGGAATGCGTTATTGGCATCCTTTCACCGAGGAGGCGATCGCACGTATTAAGGAGGATGGCATTGAAAAGCTGGTTATTTTACCTTTATATCCCCAATTTTCCATTAGCACCAGTGGCTCTAGTTTTAGGGTGTTGGAAGAAATGTGGAAAACAGATCCTCAATTACAAAAAATAGAATATACTTTAATTCCTTCTTGGTATAATCACCCTGACTATTTATCAGCAATGGCGGATTTGATTAAACAAGAGTTACAACAGTTTGAACAACCAGAGAAAGTACATATTTTCTTTAGCGCCCATGGTGTACCAAAAACCTATGTTACTGAAGCAGGTGATCCTTATCAAGTGGAAATTGAAGAATGTACTCAATTAATCATGAAAACCTTGAATACAGGTAATCCTTATATTCTTGCTTATCAGAGTAAAGTTGGACCTGTGGAATGGTTGAAACCTTATACAGAGGATGCGTTGGAGGAATTGGGGGCGAAAAATATTAAAGATTTATTAGTTGTGCCTATCAGCTTTGTTTCTGAGCATATTGAGACTTTACAAGAAATTGACTTAGAGTATCGGGAAGTAGCGGAGGAGGTTGGTATTAGTAACTTTAAGCGAGTTCCTGCTTTGAATACTCATCCGATGTTTATTGATGCTTTAACTAATTTAACCACTTCTGCTTTAGAAGAAAACCCTCTAAGGTTTGATCAAGTTACCCATCCTAAGAAGAATATGAAGATGTATCCCCAAGAAAAATGGGAATGGGGTTTAACTACTGTTGCTGAAGTTTGGAATGGACGTTTAGCTATGGTAGGTTTTTTGGCACTTTTAATTGAGTTAATTAGTGGTCATGGACCTTTACATTTAGTGGGCTTGTTATAA
- the nuoK gene encoding NADH-quinone oxidoreductase subunit NuoK, producing the protein MQLEYFLLLAAALFCIGIYGLITSRNAVRVLMSIELLLNAVNLNLMGFSNYLDPAEIKGQIFTIFVITIAAAEAAVGLAIILAIYRNRDTIDMERFNLLKW; encoded by the coding sequence ATACAATTAGAATATTTTTTACTTTTAGCCGCAGCATTGTTTTGTATTGGTATTTATGGTTTAATCACTAGCCGTAATGCAGTTCGAGTTTTAATGTCGATCGAACTTTTACTTAATGCTGTTAATCTTAATTTAATGGGATTTTCTAATTATTTAGATCCCGCAGAAATTAAAGGTCAAATATTTACCATTTTCGTAATTACCATTGCGGCGGCAGAGGCGGCCGTTGGTTTAGCGATTATTCTCGCTATTTATCGTAACCGTGACACTATCGACATGGAAAGATTTAATCTCCTCAAATGGTAG